A stretch of the Streptomyces ortus genome encodes the following:
- a CDS encoding DUF742 domain-containing protein, translated as MSRPGRDDAPDRLYTLTQGRTRSAPGTPFDLLTLVVAECDPVPGMQSEHAAILRLTGRPTAVAEVAAELRLPVTITKILLCDLLAEGRVSARHPRRAELGGRPDSHVLEQVLVGLRNL; from the coding sequence ATGAGCCGGCCGGGCAGGGACGACGCGCCCGACCGGCTCTACACCCTCACGCAGGGGCGTACCCGGTCCGCGCCCGGCACGCCCTTCGACCTGCTGACGCTGGTCGTCGCCGAGTGCGATCCGGTGCCCGGCATGCAGTCGGAGCACGCGGCGATCCTGCGCCTCACCGGGCGGCCCACCGCCGTCGCCGAGGTCGCCGCCGAGCTTCGGCTGCCCGTCACCATCACGAAGATCCTGCTCTGCGACCTGCTCGCCGAGGGCCGCGTCAGCGCGCGCCACCCCCGCAGGGCCGAACTCGGCGGCCGTCCCGATTCCCACGTCCTGGAACAGGTGCTCGTTGGACTCC
- a CDS encoding roadblock/LC7 domain-containing protein: MTVHTGTTSATGTTSPATATSVTSAPSTAPFSASTTEEKLRWLVQGLLTRTPGARHALVLSRDGLKLCSTPELTVDQADQLAAIAAGIQALSHGASLQFGDGTGDVRSAMTEFYGGILFIVEAGEGAHLALITAEDADAGLVGHNMGQLVEQLDGHLSAPPRTP; this comes from the coding sequence ATGACCGTCCACACCGGCACCACCTCGGCCACCGGAACCACGTCGCCCGCCACCGCCACCTCCGTCACCTCCGCCCCCTCCACCGCCCCCTTCAGCGCGTCGACGACCGAGGAGAAGCTCCGCTGGCTCGTGCAGGGGCTGCTGACGCGCACACCGGGTGCCCGGCACGCGCTCGTGCTCTCCCGGGACGGCCTCAAGCTGTGCAGTACGCCGGAACTCACCGTCGACCAGGCCGACCAGCTCGCCGCCATCGCCGCCGGGATCCAGGCCCTGTCCCACGGGGCCTCCCTCCAGTTCGGGGACGGCACCGGGGACGTACGGTCGGCGATGACCGAGTTCTACGGCGGGATCCTGTTCATCGTCGAGGCCGGCGAGGGCGCGCACCTGGCCCTGATCACGGCCGAGGACGCCGACGCCGGGCTCGTCGGACACAACATGGGCCAGCTGGTGGAACAACTCGACGGTCACCTGAGCGCGCCACCACGTACGCCATGA
- a CDS encoding sensor histidine kinase has translation MNAPTSQARPTKDRPSLAQLGSARPRLRAVAVAPLLTVVPAGFAVGAAVTLAPAQARVPLGWGLGAALLLLCAAAAVAGHAAQTSRLLLRRLEEVSQDAGRLLQEKAALTEESAREHARLTDEFTRERARLAEQNAHQKVRLAAELDRERTRLGAENARVSEELRQARTDRDTAISASAHTAGRLQALTTGMLADLRAMEERHADEDVLADLLHLDHRTAQAGRLADSVAVLTGARSGRRWARPIVMESILRGAMGRIGGYQRVRIHSASEAAVAGHAAEAVMHALAEILDNAANFSPPTAEVHVYVEEVPAGVVVSVEDSGLVMGEAQLRHAERAVCGTQPGPGGLTGARLGLTVVGLLARKYGLTISFRPSARGGTGVLVRIPQDILATPASNPTSTPAAATTSARTTDTTSVPASAPTSVPTATPPPFRAPFSTSTSTSTSTATSTSAGTASSAPPANPVVRGSSSPFPGPRPGPWSDPDDREEFPWSGSHGPSASYAASHAVPDLDPEPVPAHGFRPRPADRPDHPGRSDDAERTEHAELLPRRHRGRTLAEAEAAVEAATGAAAEASRPSPDDVTNRATRFNSFRQAVRRPPADEPVQARTSPATPHPEGDSTP, from the coding sequence ATGAACGCGCCCACCTCGCAAGCGCGCCCCACAAAAGATCGGCCGTCCCTCGCACAGCTCGGCAGCGCACGCCCCCGCCTGCGTGCCGTCGCCGTCGCCCCGCTCCTGACGGTCGTACCCGCCGGCTTCGCCGTCGGAGCCGCGGTCACCCTGGCTCCCGCGCAGGCGCGCGTCCCCCTCGGCTGGGGCCTGGGCGCGGCGCTCCTCCTGCTGTGTGCGGCCGCGGCCGTGGCCGGCCATGCCGCACAGACCTCGCGATTACTCCTCCGCCGTCTCGAAGAGGTCTCCCAGGACGCCGGCCGATTACTGCAGGAGAAGGCCGCCCTCACGGAGGAATCGGCCAGGGAACACGCCCGGCTCACCGACGAGTTCACCCGGGAACGCGCGCGGCTCGCCGAACAGAACGCCCACCAGAAGGTGCGACTCGCCGCCGAACTCGACCGCGAGCGCACCCGGCTCGGCGCCGAGAACGCGCGCGTGAGCGAGGAGTTGCGGCAGGCGCGAACCGACCGGGACACCGCGATCTCGGCCTCCGCCCACACCGCCGGCCGCCTCCAGGCCCTCACCACCGGCATGCTCGCCGACCTGCGCGCCATGGAGGAGAGGCACGCCGACGAGGACGTACTCGCCGACCTCCTCCACCTCGACCACCGCACCGCGCAGGCGGGCCGTCTCGCCGACTCCGTCGCCGTCCTCACGGGCGCGCGCTCCGGCCGCCGCTGGGCACGGCCCATCGTCATGGAGTCGATCCTGCGCGGCGCGATGGGCCGCATCGGCGGCTACCAGCGCGTACGCATCCACTCGGCGAGCGAGGCGGCGGTCGCCGGGCACGCCGCCGAGGCGGTGATGCACGCGCTCGCCGAGATCCTCGACAACGCCGCGAACTTCTCCCCGCCGACCGCCGAAGTGCACGTCTACGTGGAAGAGGTGCCGGCCGGAGTCGTCGTCTCCGTCGAGGACAGCGGCCTGGTGATGGGCGAGGCACAGCTGCGGCACGCCGAACGGGCCGTCTGCGGTACGCAGCCGGGGCCCGGCGGCCTCACCGGCGCCCGGCTCGGCCTCACGGTCGTCGGCCTGCTCGCCCGCAAGTACGGCCTGACGATCTCCTTCCGCCCCTCGGCGCGCGGCGGCACGGGCGTCCTGGTCCGCATCCCGCAGGACATCCTCGCGACCCCGGCGTCGAACCCGACGTCGACCCCGGCCGCCGCCACCACGTCGGCGCGGACGACTGACACGACCTCCGTACCGGCATCCGCGCCGACCTCCGTACCCACTGCGACACCACCGCCGTTCCGGGCGCCTTTCTCGACCTCGACCTCGACCTCGACCTCAACCGCGACCTCGACCTCGGCGGGCACGGCGAGCTCCGCGCCGCCGGCGAATCCGGTCGTACGGGGATCCTCGTCGCCCTTCCCCGGCCCGCGCCCCGGGCCCTGGTCCGACCCCGACGACCGGGAGGAGTTCCCCTGGTCCGGCTCCCACGGGCCGTCCGCGTCGTACGCCGCTTCCCACGCGGTCCCCGACCTGGACCCGGAGCCGGTTCCGGCCCACGGTTTCCGGCCCCGGCCCGCCGACCGTCCCGACCACCCCGGCCGGTCCGACGACGCCGAGCGCACCGAGCACGCCGAACTGCTCCCCAGGCGTCACCGCGGTCGCACCCTCGCCGAGGCCGAAGCCGCCGTCGAGGCCGCCACCGGGGCCGCGGCCGAGGCCTCCCGCCCCTCCCCCGACGACGTGACGAACCGCGCCACCCGCTTCAACAGCTTCCGCCAAGCCGTGCGCCGCCCTCCGGCGGACGAGCCCGTACAGGCCCGTACGAGCCCTGCCACCCCCCACCCGGAAGGCGACTCCACGCCATGA
- a CDS encoding FAD-binding and (Fe-S)-binding domain-containing protein, which translates to MTDTHRAPPHPALTRELTAALATTVRGEVAFDATARALTTMDASNYRRVPLGVVAPRDADDVAATLSVCAGLGVPVVARSGGTSIAGQATGTGVVLDFTRHMNRVESLDPGTRTAVVQPGVVLDRLQEAAALHGLRFGPDPSTHSRCTLGGMIGNNSCGSHSVAWGTTADNVRELSVLTARGERLRPGPGWAGAPDGLRTLVEQELKTLRTGFPTLPRRISGYALDALLPERGADVARLLCGSEGTLGIVTEAVVRLVEAPRARALAVLAHPDESAAAEAAPGLLPHGPLTVEGMAADLVPPDAALPRGGAWLFVETGGDTEAEARARAEAIVRAADVTDSLVVTDPAAQRALWRIREDASGTATRMPDGTEAWPGWEDCAVPPARLGAYLRDFRGLLTSHGLRGAPYGHFGDGCVHVRIDFDLLTPAGVGRFRRFSEELAELVVSHGGSLSGEHGDGQARAELLPKMYGPRVIGLFERVKDLWDPDGLLNPGMLTRPHRLDENLRFAVLPREPVDVEFGYPADGGDFSAAVRRCVGVAKCRTTTTTGSSVMCPSFRVTGEEEHSTRGRARLLHEMLAGEVITDGWRSTEVRDALDLCLSCKGCRSDCPVGVDMATYKAEFLHHHYEGRRRPAAHYAMGWLPLWLRLVDRTRTARPVNFLSSLRPLAALARRLGGIAPERDIPRVAGETFSRWWARHGGTRPVPAEPAAEAAGPTTTVVLWPDTFTEHLSPSVGKAAVRVLEAAGLNVTPVTAGGRPTSRGPGVCCGLTYVSTGQLDRARTVLRRTLDLMAPLLDPLLDPASASEPAPVPPVVVLEPSCAAALRTDLPELLPDDPRAGRLAAAVVTFAEALERHAPHWTPPRLDRPVVGQTHCHQHAVLGDAADRRLREAAGLTGTLAGGCCGLAGNFGFEEGHFEVSKACAEEHLLPAVREAPDDAVVLADGFSCRTQLHQLTEARPQHLAETLAAALPPP; encoded by the coding sequence ATGACGGACACGCACCGCGCCCCACCCCACCCCGCGCTGACGCGCGAACTGACCGCGGCGCTCGCCACAACCGTCCGCGGCGAGGTCGCGTTCGACGCGACCGCGCGAGCGCTCACCACCATGGACGCGTCCAACTACCGCCGCGTCCCCCTGGGCGTGGTCGCCCCACGAGACGCCGACGACGTCGCCGCGACCCTCTCCGTGTGCGCCGGACTCGGCGTACCGGTCGTGGCCCGCAGCGGCGGCACGTCCATCGCCGGCCAGGCCACCGGCACCGGCGTCGTCCTCGACTTCACCCGCCACATGAACCGCGTCGAGTCGCTCGACCCCGGGACCCGCACGGCCGTGGTCCAGCCGGGCGTCGTCCTGGACCGCCTCCAGGAGGCCGCTGCCCTCCACGGACTGCGCTTCGGCCCCGACCCCTCGACCCACAGCCGCTGCACGCTCGGCGGAATGATCGGCAACAACTCCTGCGGCTCCCACTCGGTGGCCTGGGGCACGACCGCGGACAACGTACGCGAACTCTCCGTCCTCACCGCCCGCGGCGAAAGGCTCCGCCCCGGCCCGGGCTGGGCGGGCGCCCCCGACGGCCTACGGACCCTGGTGGAACAGGAACTGAAAACCCTCCGCACCGGCTTCCCCACCCTCCCGCGCCGCATCTCCGGCTACGCACTCGACGCGCTGCTCCCCGAACGCGGCGCGGACGTGGCCCGCCTCCTCTGCGGCTCCGAGGGCACCCTCGGCATCGTCACGGAGGCGGTCGTACGCCTCGTCGAGGCACCACGCGCGCGTGCGCTCGCCGTCCTCGCCCACCCGGACGAGAGCGCGGCGGCGGAAGCGGCCCCCGGGCTGCTGCCGCACGGGCCGCTGACGGTGGAGGGGATGGCGGCCGACCTCGTACCCCCGGACGCCGCGCTGCCCCGGGGCGGCGCCTGGCTGTTCGTGGAGACGGGCGGTGACACGGAGGCGGAGGCACGCGCGCGTGCCGAGGCGATCGTCCGCGCGGCGGACGTGACGGACTCCCTGGTGGTCACCGACCCCGCCGCACAGCGTGCCCTGTGGCGCATCCGCGAGGACGCCAGCGGCACGGCGACCCGGATGCCGGACGGCACCGAGGCCTGGCCCGGCTGGGAGGACTGCGCGGTGCCACCGGCCCGGCTGGGCGCGTACCTCCGGGACTTCAGGGGCCTGTTGACGTCCCACGGGCTGCGCGGGGCGCCGTACGGCCACTTCGGGGACGGCTGCGTGCACGTACGCATCGACTTCGACCTGCTGACCCCCGCGGGCGTCGGCCGCTTCCGTCGCTTCTCGGAGGAACTGGCCGAACTCGTCGTCTCGCACGGCGGCTCGCTGTCGGGCGAGCACGGGGACGGACAGGCGCGGGCCGAACTGCTGCCGAAGATGTACGGGCCCCGGGTCATCGGCCTCTTCGAGCGGGTGAAGGACCTCTGGGACCCGGACGGCCTGCTCAACCCCGGCATGCTGACCAGGCCGCACCGGCTGGACGAGAACCTGCGCTTCGCGGTCCTCCCGCGCGAACCGGTGGACGTCGAGTTCGGCTACCCGGCCGACGGCGGGGACTTCTCGGCGGCGGTACGCCGGTGCGTGGGGGTCGCCAAGTGCCGCACCACGACCACGACGGGCTCCTCGGTGATGTGCCCCTCCTTCCGCGTCACCGGTGAGGAGGAGCACTCCACGCGCGGGCGCGCCCGGCTGCTGCACGAGATGCTGGCCGGCGAGGTGATCACGGACGGCTGGCGCTCCACGGAGGTACGCGACGCCCTGGACCTCTGCCTGTCCTGCAAGGGCTGCCGCTCGGACTGCCCGGTCGGCGTCGACATGGCCACGTACAAGGCGGAGTTCCTGCACCACCACTACGAGGGCCGCAGACGGCCGGCGGCGCACTACGCGATGGGGTGGCTGCCGCTGTGGCTCCGGCTGGTCGACCGCACCCGTACGGCACGGCCGGTCAACTTCCTCTCCTCGCTCAGGCCCTTGGCGGCGCTCGCCAGACGACTGGGCGGCATCGCGCCGGAACGGGACATCCCGCGGGTGGCGGGGGAGACGTTCAGCCGATGGTGGGCGCGGCACGGCGGCACACGGCCGGTGCCCGCGGAACCGGCTGCGGAAGCCGCCGGTCCGACGACGACGGTCGTCCTGTGGCCGGACACCTTCACGGAGCACCTCTCCCCGTCCGTCGGCAAGGCGGCCGTACGGGTCCTGGAGGCGGCGGGCCTGAACGTGACGCCGGTGACCGCCGGCGGGCGACCGACCTCGCGCGGTCCGGGCGTCTGCTGCGGTCTGACCTACGTCTCGACGGGACAGCTGGACCGCGCCCGTACGGTGCTGCGCCGCACGCTCGACCTGATGGCCCCGCTCCTGGACCCGCTCCTGGACCCGGCGTCCGCGTCGGAGCCCGCGCCCGTCCCGCCCGTGGTCGTCCTCGAACCGAGCTGCGCGGCGGCCCTGCGTACGGATCTGCCGGAGCTGCTGCCCGACGATCCGCGCGCGGGACGCCTGGCGGCGGCGGTGGTGACGTTCGCGGAGGCGCTGGAACGCCATGCCCCGCACTGGACGCCCCCGCGTCTGGACCGCCCGGTGGTGGGGCAGACCCACTGCCACCAGCACGCGGTCCTGGGAGACGCGGCGGACCGGCGGCTGCGCGAGGCGGCGGGCCTGACCGGCACGCTGGCGGGCGGCTGCTGCGGGCTCGCGGGCAACTTCGGCTTCGAGGAGGGCCACTTCGAGGTGTCGAAGGCCTGCGCCGAGGAACACCTGCTCCCGGCGGTCCGCGAGGCCCCCGACGACGCGGTCGTCCTGGCAGACGGCTTCTCCTGCCGCACCCAACTGCACCAGCTGACAGAGGCACGCCCCCAACACTTGGCAGAAACCCTGGCAGCAGCCCTACCACCCCCCTGA
- a CDS encoding EamA family transporter, translating into MPRADPATTAALPDPASGQPPAAAPRGIRALGPVGLVLAGGVSVQFGGALAVSLMPRAGALGVVALRLAVAAIVLMVICRPGLRGHSRADWGTVLLFGVTMAAMNGLFYQSVARIPLGPAVTLEVLGPLILSVVASRRAVNLLWAGLALGGVFLLGGGGFSSLDPAGVAFALSAGAMWAAYIVFSARTGRRFPQADGLALAMVVAAVVFLPLGLAESGSRLLDPTTIALGSAVAILSSVLPYTLELVALRRMPASTFAVLMSLEPAVASIAGFLVLSQTLTVTEGLAIALVIAASMGAVRTQVGRGRAKNVG; encoded by the coding sequence ATCCCCCGCGCCGACCCCGCCACCACCGCCGCGCTCCCGGACCCCGCGTCCGGACAACCCCCCGCCGCGGCCCCCCGAGGCATCCGCGCCCTCGGCCCGGTGGGCCTCGTCCTGGCCGGAGGCGTCAGCGTCCAGTTCGGCGGCGCCCTCGCCGTGAGCCTCATGCCGCGCGCCGGAGCGCTCGGCGTGGTCGCCCTGCGCCTCGCGGTCGCCGCGATCGTGCTGATGGTGATCTGCCGGCCCGGACTGCGCGGGCACTCACGCGCCGACTGGGGCACGGTCCTCCTCTTCGGCGTCACGATGGCCGCGATGAACGGCCTCTTCTACCAGTCGGTGGCCCGCATCCCGCTGGGCCCCGCCGTCACCCTCGAAGTGCTCGGCCCGCTGATCCTCTCGGTGGTCGCCTCACGCCGTGCCGTCAACCTCCTGTGGGCCGGCCTCGCCCTCGGTGGCGTCTTCCTGCTGGGCGGCGGCGGTTTCAGCAGCCTCGACCCCGCGGGCGTCGCCTTCGCCCTGTCGGCGGGCGCGATGTGGGCGGCGTACATCGTGTTCAGCGCGCGTACGGGGCGCCGCTTCCCGCAGGCCGACGGTCTGGCGCTGGCGATGGTGGTCGCGGCCGTGGTGTTCCTGCCCCTGGGGCTCGCGGAGTCGGGCAGCAGGCTCCTGGACCCGACCACGATCGCCCTGGGCTCCGCCGTGGCGATCCTGTCCTCCGTGCTCCCGTACACGCTGGAACTCGTCGCCCTGCGCCGGATGCCCGCCTCGACCTTCGCGGTCCTGATGAGCCTGGAACCGGCCGTCGCCTCGATCGCCGGCTTCCTGGTGCTGAGCCAGACGCTCACGGTCACCGAAGGGCTCGCGATCGCCCTGGTCATCGCGGCGAGCATGGGAGCGGTACGCACCCAGGTGGGCCGAGGCAGAGCAAAGAACGTCGGCTAG
- a CDS encoding TIGR03084 family metal-binding protein, giving the protein MSDPSSVIDDLSRESEQLDALVGELAEEAWALATPAPRWTVAHQIAHLAWTDRSALLAVTDAAAFAREVGKALASPDGFVDEGAEQGAALPPGRLLAEWRAGRQALEKALRAAPAGTRFPWYGPSMSVASMATGRLMETWAHGQDIADAVRVTRPATDRLRHVARIGVRARDFAFGVRGLTPPEEEFRVELTAPSGEVWSYGPEDAAQRVTGPALDFCLLVTQRANRVDLAVRAEGLDADRWLDIAQAFAGPPGTGRAPKGPAE; this is encoded by the coding sequence GTGTCCGACCCGTCGTCCGTGATCGACGATCTGAGCCGGGAGAGCGAGCAACTCGACGCCCTGGTAGGTGAGTTGGCGGAGGAGGCCTGGGCGCTCGCCACCCCGGCCCCGAGGTGGACCGTCGCCCACCAGATCGCGCACCTCGCCTGGACCGACCGGTCCGCCCTGCTCGCCGTGACCGACGCTGCGGCCTTCGCCCGGGAGGTCGGGAAGGCGCTCGCCTCACCCGACGGCTTCGTGGACGAGGGTGCCGAGCAGGGGGCCGCGCTGCCCCCCGGCCGGCTCCTCGCCGAGTGGCGTGCCGGGCGGCAGGCACTGGAGAAGGCCCTGCGCGCGGCACCCGCCGGGACGCGATTCCCCTGGTACGGGCCGTCCATGTCGGTCGCCTCCATGGCGACGGGCCGGCTCATGGAGACCTGGGCCCACGGCCAGGACATCGCGGACGCGGTGCGGGTGACGAGGCCGGCCACCGACCGCCTCCGCCATGTGGCGCGCATCGGCGTGCGGGCCAGGGACTTCGCCTTCGGGGTGCGGGGGCTCACCCCGCCCGAGGAGGAGTTCCGCGTCGAACTCACCGCGCCCTCGGGCGAGGTGTGGTCGTACGGGCCCGAGGACGCCGCCCAGCGCGTCACCGGCCCCGCGCTCGACTTCTGCCTCCTCGTCACCCAGCGGGCCAACCGCGTCGACCTCGCGGTACGGGCGGAGGGCCTCGACGCCGACCGCTGGCTGGACATCGCCCAGGCCTTCGCGGGCCCGCCCGGCACGGGCCGCGCACCGAAGGGGCCCGCGGAATGA
- a CDS encoding acyclic terpene utilization AtuA family protein — protein MPTGTAADAPGPAPGPAARPLRIGNASGFYGDRFDAMREMLTGGPLDVLTGDYLAELTMLILGRDRLKNPAGGYARTFLRQLEECLGLAHERGVRIVANAGGLNPAGLADAVRELAARLGIPARVAHVEGDDLTARHPGPGNLAAHAYLGGQGITACLRSGADIVVTGRVTDAALVTGPAVAHFGWAPDAYDRLAGAVVAGHVLECGTQATGGNYAFFTEHDPARLRHPGFPVAELHDDGTSVITKHDGTGGVVDLGTVTAQLLYETAGARYAGPDVTARLDSVRLTQEGPDRVRIAGVRGEAPPPTLKVGLNRLGGFRNEVVFVLTGLDIEAKAAFVRAQVEAALAGAESRPAEVRWELARTDRPDASTEETASALLRLVVRDPDQDTVGRTLSGAAIELALGSYPGFHVAAPPGKGAPYGVFEDVYVPQADVDHVAVLHDGRRIPVPPPPDTLVLRPLAPSQEPPLPEPPPTAGSAVRRAPLGLVAGARSGDKGGNANVGVWVRTDEAWRWLAHTLTADRFRELLPETAELTVVRHVLPRLRALNFVVEGILGEGVAAQHRFDPQAKALGEWLRSRHLDIPEVLL, from the coding sequence ATGCCGACCGGGACGGCCGCCGACGCCCCCGGCCCGGCGCCGGGCCCGGCCGCCCGCCCCCTGCGCATAGGCAACGCCTCCGGCTTCTACGGCGACCGCTTCGACGCCATGCGCGAGATGCTCACCGGCGGCCCGCTGGACGTCCTGACCGGTGACTACCTCGCCGAACTGACCATGCTCATCCTCGGCCGCGACCGTCTCAAGAACCCGGCCGGCGGCTACGCCCGCACCTTCCTGCGCCAGCTGGAGGAGTGCCTGGGTCTCGCCCACGAGCGGGGCGTACGGATCGTGGCCAACGCGGGCGGCCTCAACCCGGCCGGACTCGCCGACGCCGTACGGGAGTTGGCGGCGCGGCTCGGCATCCCCGCGCGGGTCGCCCACGTCGAGGGCGACGACCTCACCGCCCGCCACCCCGGCCCAGGGAATCTCGCCGCCCACGCCTACCTCGGCGGCCAGGGCATCACCGCCTGTCTGCGTTCGGGCGCGGACATCGTCGTCACCGGCCGGGTCACCGACGCCGCGCTGGTCACCGGGCCGGCGGTCGCCCACTTCGGCTGGGCGCCGGACGCCTACGACCGGCTCGCGGGAGCCGTCGTCGCCGGACACGTACTGGAGTGCGGCACGCAGGCCACCGGCGGCAACTACGCCTTCTTCACCGAGCACGACCCGGCCCGGCTGCGCCACCCGGGCTTCCCGGTCGCCGAACTCCACGACGACGGCACGAGCGTCATCACCAAGCACGACGGCACCGGGGGCGTCGTCGACCTCGGCACGGTCACCGCCCAGCTCCTGTACGAGACGGCGGGCGCCCGGTACGCGGGCCCCGACGTCACCGCCCGCCTCGACTCCGTCCGCCTCACCCAGGAGGGCCCCGACCGCGTACGGATCGCGGGGGTACGGGGCGAGGCGCCGCCGCCCACCCTCAAGGTCGGGCTCAACCGGCTCGGCGGCTTCCGCAACGAGGTCGTCTTCGTGCTGACCGGGCTCGACATCGAGGCGAAGGCCGCGTTCGTACGGGCCCAGGTGGAGGCCGCGCTCGCGGGAGCCGAGTCGCGGCCCGCCGAGGTGCGCTGGGAACTCGCCCGCACCGACCGCCCCGACGCGTCCACCGAGGAGACCGCGAGCGCCCTGCTCCGGCTCGTCGTGCGCGACCCCGACCAGGACACCGTGGGCCGCACCCTCAGCGGAGCCGCCATCGAGCTGGCCCTCGGCAGCTACCCCGGATTCCACGTGGCGGCACCACCGGGAAAGGGCGCCCCCTACGGGGTCTTCGAGGACGTGTACGTCCCCCAGGCGGACGTGGACCACGTGGCGGTCCTCCACGACGGACGCCGGATCCCCGTGCCGCCGCCCCCCGACACCCTCGTACTCCGGCCCCTCGCGCCCTCGCAGGAACCGCCGCTCCCCGAACCCCCGCCGACCGCCGGTTCCGCCGTGCGCCGCGCCCCCCTCGGCCTGGTCGCCGGAGCCCGCAGCGGGGACAAGGGCGGCAACGCGAACGTCGGCGTCTGGGTGCGCACGGACGAGGCCTGGCGCTGGCTCGCCCACACCCTCACCGCCGACCGGTTTCGCGAACTCCTGCCGGAGACGGCAGAGTTGACCGTCGTACGGCACGTCCTGCCCCGGCTGCGCGCACTGAACTTCGTCGTCGAGGGCATCCTCGGCGAGGGCGTCGCCGCGCAACACCGCTTCGACCCGCAGGCCAAGGCCCTCGGCGAATGGCTGCGCTCCCGCCACCTCGACATACCGGAGGTACTGCTGTGA
- a CDS encoding acyl-CoA carboxylase subunit beta, whose product MTVLASALDTSSADYAAHRESMLGKLADLDTEHAKALAGGGEKYVARHRARGKLLARERVELLLDPDTPFLELSPLAAWGSDSPEYAVGASLVTGIGVVEGVECLITANDPTVRGGASNPWSLKKALRANDIAYANRLPSISLVESGGADLPSQKEIFIPGGAIFRDITRLSAAGVPTVAVVFGNSTAGGAYIPGMSDHVIMVKERAKVFLGGPPLVKMATGEESDDESLGGAEMHARVSGLADYFAVDERDALRQARRVVARLNHRKAYADPAPAEPPKYDPEELLGIVPGDLKHPFDPREVIARIVDGSDFDEFKPLYGTSLTTGWASLHGYPVGVLANARGVLFSEESQKAAQFIQLANQRDIPLLFLHNTTGYMVGKEYEQGGIIKHGAMMINAVSNSRVPHLSVLMGASYGAGHYGMCGRAYDPRFLFAWPSAKSAVMGPQQLAGVLSIVARQSAAAKGRPYDDDADAALRAMVEQQIESESLPMFLSGRLYDDGVIDPRDTRTVLGLCLSAIHTAPYEGARGGFGVFRM is encoded by the coding sequence GTGACGGTCCTGGCGTCCGCGCTGGACACCTCCTCCGCGGACTACGCGGCCCACCGCGAGAGCATGCTCGGCAAACTCGCCGACCTCGACACCGAGCACGCCAAGGCCCTCGCGGGCGGCGGCGAGAAGTACGTGGCCCGGCACCGGGCGCGCGGCAAGCTGCTCGCCCGTGAACGCGTCGAGCTGCTGCTCGACCCCGACACACCGTTCCTCGAACTGTCGCCGCTCGCCGCCTGGGGGAGCGACTCCCCGGAGTACGCGGTCGGCGCCTCGCTCGTCACGGGCATCGGCGTCGTCGAGGGCGTCGAGTGCCTGATCACGGCCAACGACCCGACCGTACGCGGCGGCGCCAGCAACCCCTGGAGCCTGAAGAAGGCCCTGCGGGCCAACGACATCGCGTACGCCAACCGTCTTCCGAGCATCAGCCTCGTCGAGTCGGGCGGCGCCGACCTGCCCTCCCAGAAGGAGATCTTCATCCCCGGGGGCGCCATCTTCCGGGACATCACCCGGCTGTCGGCGGCCGGTGTCCCGACCGTGGCCGTCGTCTTCGGCAACTCCACCGCCGGGGGCGCGTACATCCCCGGCATGTCCGACCACGTGATCATGGTCAAGGAGCGCGCGAAGGTCTTCCTCGGCGGCCCGCCGCTGGTGAAGATGGCCACCGGCGAGGAGAGCGACGACGAGTCCCTGGGCGGCGCCGAGATGCACGCGCGCGTGTCGGGTCTCGCCGACTACTTCGCCGTCGACGAGCGGGACGCCCTGCGGCAGGCGCGGCGTGTGGTCGCCCGCCTCAACCACCGCAAGGCGTACGCCGATCCGGCACCCGCCGAGCCGCCCAAGTACGACCCCGAGGAGCTGCTGGGCATCGTGCCCGGCGACCTCAAGCACCCCTTCGACCCGCGCGAGGTGATCGCCCGGATCGTCGACGGCTCCGACTTCGACGAGTTCAAGCCCCTCTACGGGACGAGCCTGACGACCGGCTGGGCGAGCCTGCACGGCTACCCCGTGGGCGTCCTCGCCAACGCGCGCGGGGTGCTCTTCAGCGAGGAGTCGCAGAAGGCCGCCCAGTTCATCCAGCTCGCCAACCAGCGCGACATCCCGCTGCTCTTCCTGCACAACACCACCGGCTACATGGTCGGCAAGGAGTACGAGCAGGGCGGCATCATCAAGCACGGCGCGATGATGATCAACGCGGTCAGCAACAGCCGCGTCCCGCATCTGTCCGTGCTCATGGGCGCCTCCTACGGGGCGGGCCATTACGGGATGTGCGGTCGCGCGTACGACCCGCGCTTCCTCTTCGCCTGGCCCAGCGCCAAGTCCGCCGTCATGGGCCCCCAGCAGCTCGCCGGCGTCCTGTCGATCGTCGCCCGGCAGTCCGCCGCCGCGAAGGGCCGACCGTACGACGACGACGCGGACGCGGCCCTGCGCGCCATGGTGGAGCAGCAGATCGAGTCCGAGTCCCTGCCGATGTTCCTGTCCGGGCGGCTCTACGACGACGGCGTCATCGACCCGCGCGACACCCGAACCGTCCTCGGCCTGTGCCTGTCCGCGATCCACACGGCCCCCTACGAGGGCGCGCGCGGCGGCTTCGGCGTCTTCCGGATGTGA